CCATTCTTTTGAATTCAATCTCTTGTCCCCGTTCGGGGGCGAGCCCGGAGGACGGGCCAGGGGAGTGCCGGCGCGGGCGCCGGAAGCAGGGCTGAAGACTGTGGGGGTCGAGGCGAAGAACGGCCGGACTGAGGCTCAGAAACGAACCGCCAGGCCGCCCAGGATCCGCTTGCGGAGCTCGTCGTCGCCGCTGGCGGGGTTGAGGGGCGAGGCGCCGCGGGAGACTTCCATATCCAGGTGCAGCGCCCAATCCGCGGCCAGGTCCATGAGGATGTTGAGGTCCTGGGTGACCTTGAGCTGCAGCCGCTCCAGGTCCAGCTGGGGCAGGGTGGCCCCTTCGCTGTTCGTGGGCTCCAGATCCTGCTGGAGCTGATGGAAGGCGACATAGACGCCGGTGGAGGTCTCCTGGAATTGAGTGTCCAGCGAGGTCACCAAATACTTGACCTTGTTCTCCAGCACGTCGTCGTTCTGGGTCAGCACCAGCCCGCCACCGCCGGAGGAGAGGTTCGATTCCAGCCGTGCCAGGACGCTGGGGCTCAAGCGGCGGGTGACCGCCAGCTGAACTTCCGGCAGCTCGTCACCGCGCACCAGGTAGAGGCTCTCCAGGTGATTGAAGAAGTCCTGGTCGAAGAAGAGGCGCAGGGTCTCGCCGATTTCCCGGTGCAGGGCGCCGAAGGTCAGGCTGTCGTCCCCTTGGCCCTCGCGGGTGAAGGCGAGCTTGTAGCAGGCTTCCTCCGCCAGATCGCAGCCCGTGGACTGTTGGAAGAGGGCGGGGATGAAGTCCTGGTAGAGCCCTGGATCCTCGTCGTGAACGCGGTGGCTGGCGGTGGCGGCGGCCTGCCAGGCCTTGTTCAGTTGCAGCACCATGCCGCCCCGGGGCGTCACCGACAGGCTGCCGTCCTGGAGCTTGGTCATCAAGCCGTATTCCACCAGCACCGCCGGCTGCATGCGCCAGCCTCCCTGGCCGAGGAGCTCGACGCTCTCGTGGGCGAAGCGATGGCCTTGGTTGCTGATTGCGTCGACCTGGCGCTCGCGATAGCGCAGCTCGGTCTGGAAGCTCCCGGTCTCGCCCACGGAGCGGGCGTAGGAGCCCTCCAGGCGGAGGGTGCGGGAGGCGTCGGGGAAGACGCTCTCGGTCGCCCAGCCCGGGCGATAGAAGTTGTTCTCGCTGGTGTATTGGGCGCTGATCTGGGAGTGGCCGTTGGAGCCCAGGGGGGTCGCCCAGCTGACCTGATAGCGCTCGAAGTCCACCGGGCGGTTGGTGCCGTCCACCATACGGTTGTTGAGGGACTGGACGCTCACCCGGGAGTCGCCCTCGCCGCGCACCTCCAGGGACATGGCGCTCTGGCGAGCCACCGCGCTGGCGGCTTCGGGAGCGCGGGCGGCGCTGCCCAAGGACTGCATCTCCATGTAATAGCCTTCGAAGCCCACCTGGGTGCTACCGAAGACCCCGTCCAGATCGACCCGGCCGCCGGAGACCTGAGCGTCGCCCCCGCTGTAGGGGTTCTCGTCGACCCCGGCCAAAGCCTGAAGCTCCGCCTGGAGCCCGGCCACCGCCGAGGGCAGTGGTTGGGTGGTCTGGGCCAGGGCGGTAGGGCCCCGGCGCACCGGCTCGGGGTCGTTCAGGCCCATCTCCCGCAGCACGTCGGTGGGGATGCGCTGGCGGACGCTCCAGAAGTCCACCTCGTCCGCGGGGCTGATCTCCGCCTCCGACAGCAGCTCGAGCTCGACGAATTGATCCGCGCCGGAAGAATTGCGGGCGAGCATCACGACGGTGGGCAGGAAGCCTGCCTTGTGGGCGATGATCTTGTACAGGCCGGCGGGGAGATCTTCGAAGAGGAACGTGCCGTCGGCGCCGGTGAGCACCTTGCGCAGAGTGAGGTCGGAGAGCTGGTAGGAGTAAACGCGAGCTGAAGAGATGGGGTTCGAGGCGGCCCGAACTTTCCCCGCGACCAAGCCGACACCGCCATCTTGGTCAGCGGCGGCGGGGCTCGATAGAAGTGGCGAAATCAATAGGAGCCATGCTCCCAGCGCCAGGATCCAGCGAAGAGTCTTGTGAGCATTCATGGTCTGTTCGATCCTCGAATCGATTCTCAACAGTATAAGTGTGGCCCTCATGGTCGTCAAACAGAGTCTGTTGAGAAGAAAT
Above is a genomic segment from Acidobacteriota bacterium containing:
- a CDS encoding carboxypeptidase-like regulatory domain-containing protein, which gives rise to MNAHKTLRWILALGAWLLLISPLLSSPAAADQDGGVGLVAGKVRAASNPISSARVYSYQLSDLTLRKVLTGADGTFLFEDLPAGLYKIIAHKAGFLPTVVMLARNSSGADQFVELELLSEAEISPADEVDFWSVRQRIPTDVLREMGLNDPEPVRRGPTALAQTTQPLPSAVAGLQAELQALAGVDENPYSGGDAQVSGGRVDLDGVFGSTQVGFEGYYMEMQSLGSAARAPEAASAVARQSAMSLEVRGEGDSRVSVQSLNNRMVDGTNRPVDFERYQVSWATPLGSNGHSQISAQYTSENNFYRPGWATESVFPDASRTLRLEGSYARSVGETGSFQTELRYRERQVDAISNQGHRFAHESVELLGQGGWRMQPAVLVEYGLMTKLQDGSLSVTPRGGMVLQLNKAWQAAATASHRVHDEDPGLYQDFIPALFQQSTGCDLAEEACYKLAFTREGQGDDSLTFGALHREIGETLRLFFDQDFFNHLESLYLVRGDELPEVQLAVTRRLSPSVLARLESNLSSGGGGLVLTQNDDVLENKVKYLVTSLDTQFQETSTGVYVAFHQLQQDLEPTNSEGATLPQLDLERLQLKVTQDLNILMDLAADWALHLDMEVSRGASPLNPASGDDELRKRILGGLAVRF